The DNA window aaatggaccaaatgtgacctgTTTTTATTCGTGAGGggccgaataattcaaaagataatgtttttgagcaaaataaaaaaatcgctatatgttaaggaccaaaaagGGACTTTAGTCATAGAATAAAGATGTTTCCAATCTTAATAATTGATTATTTAGGTAGGaataaaccaaaaaggaaagtggttCATAGTCGGTTAGACAGAAGGAGTAGTACTAATTAATGTTTAATTATGCAGATTATAACGCTGAGCGCCTCAGCAAACAGGCTATCCAACATCCAGCAGCAGGCAGATGAGTATGCACGATTAATCATGGAAGAATTAGACCCCTCCAATCTGGGTTATATAATGGTACAAGTTGAACTAAAACTCAATGATATCGAGAATaataatgaagagagaataaaataagagggaGAAAAAGTGatggtatttttattttaggaaacgtttcatttttaatgggacagcccataaaggaaaacgtttcatatttaatggaacagatgaagtaataatcaacgaaaatggatgatgaatattCAGATAGAGAACTTGGAGACGCTCCTGCTGCAAGGGGCAGTGCAGCCGGGCGGGGGAGAGAGCCGGAATCTAAGCAAAATGCTGAGCGAGAAGCTGAGGCGGACAGAGGAGCACGTGCTGCAGCGGCTGTACAGCGACGGGCGGTATTTTGTGGCGGACAATTGGCAGAGAGTGTGGGTGATGGCGGTGTGGATGGGAGCGATGGCGGGGCTCTTCGCCTACAAATATGTGGAGTACAGAAATAAGAATGGGTTTGCTGTGATGGGCCACTGCGTTTGCGCTGCCAAGGGCGCGGCCGAGACGCTCAAGCTCAACATGGCGTTGATCTTGTTGCCGATGTGCCGCAACACCATCACTTGGCTCAGGAACAGAACTAAGTTGGGTGCTGTGGTTGCCTTTGATGACAATATCAATTTCCATAAGGTTGGTTACTCTATTCattattcttctttttctccttATCATTAAAAGCGACCTGATCAGTATTCATTCATTGCTGACCGCTAACTATGTCAACAACCTTGTTAACAAAAAGACATTTTAGTTGATATATAAATATCTTTGTGACATATATAACAAGGCTATTGACATACAGTAGTTAGTAGTTAGCAGTTAGCAATGAATGAATAATTAGCAACCTAACATGAGTAATCATTAACATATACTACTACAATTATTCTTCTTGAATAAAGTCTTGGGTGATACAAGCCTTTACATTTTTCCAATCAAAGGCTATACATTTTTAAAAGCTTAATTCCAATGTAGTAGGTGGGCGTGGTCCTACTAATACCAGTACCTTTTAGTAATAGATACTTAATTATATTAAACTTatcttgatattaattaattaattttagagGGAACATTTTTTTGTCCGCGAAATTTGCTAAACTATTAATTTTGGTTCGtaacatttgaaaatatctttAAGGTCTATTAATATCAATGTaatattgtttgaattatttttcactattttataattttttggatgaaaataccctcgATCCCATGAAGGAAATTTCAGtctatttgttttctttctttgttattatatttaatttatctctTAATTTTTTTGCCCTTCATTAAAAGGGAGACTGAAAAAACagggaagaagagagaaaaagagaagaaaggggcaaaaaaattaagagagataaattaaaatataaaaaaaagaagagagaatagACTGAAATGTCCTTCATGGGCTTTTGTcatccaaaaaaattaaaatagtaaaaaaaaatagttcaaaAGATATTACATCGAAGTTAATGGatctcaaaaatattttcaaacttATGGACCAAAATTGATAGTTTAGCAATGTTCGGAAAACAAATATCCACCCTTAATTTTAATAAGCAAATTTATTGTATAGGTGATTGCCATGGCCATTGGAATAGGAGTTGGAGTACATGCGATAAGCCATCTGACGTGCGATTTTCCTCGCCTCCTCCGGGCTCGCCCGGAGGAGTACGAGAAGGTGGTGCAATATTTTGGAAGGGATCAGCCAAGTAGTTATTGGCATTATGTGAAAGGATGTGAAGGTGTGACAGGGATTGTTATGGTGATACTAATGGCAATTGCTTTCACACTAGCATCACCAATGTTTAGAAGGAACAAAGTGCATCTCCCAAAGCCTTTGGACAAGCTTGCAGGGTTCAATGCATTTTGGTATTCACACCACCTATTCATCATTGTCTATGCCCTCCTCATTGTTCATGGAATCAAGCTATATATGACCCATGAATGGTACAAAAAAACAGTGAGTTCTCCTAATAATTCCTCTTCCTTTTACAATTGTGTTTATATTAAAGTATGGACAAAATATTGTAATGGCAGACATGGATGTATCTGGCCATTCCTATCACAATTTATGCTGCAGAAAGATTGATTAGAGCCTTCAGATCCAGTATCAAAGCTGTCAAGATCCTTAAGGTAAATATAACATCAAATTTCATGATTACattattttttctaaatttgCATTACTCATTCCATCCCtaaataagagtcttattttgtcattttcgtctgtcctacaataagagttctatttcacttttactataaatggtaagtaggcctcatattccaccaacttattctattcatattttattactctcttcgtcccataaaaatatgtgcactttccctTTTCAtcaatcccataaaaatatggaaagttatcctcaactcattactcatatacatcaatttatttactatTTATACCACTATATATGGCTCAACATTATAACTCATttaacactaataataatgtgagtctcactatccactaacagtactttaactaccattctcttTATcgttcttactttaccaattgtgcattaatcaTGTGTCATTTcatatgctcatatttttatgggacaaaggagtataaaactaatatatataaatgagactcacattccactaatttattcaatccaattttttttacatttcttaaaattcgtgctcaAATTAATTAGAACTCTTATTATGGAACAGAGGGATAATATATATTGTCATGTTAGTACTGATAATATTTATGTGCATGGAATGGAATTATTGATGAGTGAAGGTGGCTGTCTATCCTGGGAATGTGCTATCATTGCACATGTCTAAGCCTCAAGGATTCAACTATAAAAGTGGACAATATATCTTTGTCAACTGTGCAGCTGTTTCTCCATTCGAATGGTATGTGCTCATAATcagattaattaaatttacattAGGATAATTATTGTTGGTTTGGCAGGCTGcaaataattaattagttgCTAATGTGGTCTTAATTAGGATTATTGGATTACTTAACTGATTGCAGGCACCCTTTTTCGATAACATCAGCTCCCATGGAAGATTATCTGAGTGTTCACATTCGCACACTTGGTGACTGGACCAGACAACTCAAAACTGTATTCTCAGaggtaattaaattaaattaatacgtATATATGTATTCACTTTAAATTTGTCTTGTTTTATGTATCTATATAATTCACATCGTGCTCACCATTGGATCATTCTTTTAATTATTGcagattattttattaattcaatCATCAACCTAGAAGCTAAGAGATGCTCCAATATTTATATCAAACAACTTTACGAAAACTAGTATACCCTTTTAGAGACTAAATAAATTACCTATTTACTGAATTATTTGAAATGCTGCAGTATACTAATAGTGAGATATTTAATCTTCTTGGTCTTTGTCTTGTTTCGATGAGGAATATATCCAACGAAATTCTTTGATTACTATAGTGTGATATTCCAAGATTGGTCTaccatttatttttatatatttattcacTTTGTGTACACATTGTTTGCGTTTGTTTGGAATTTAATGTGCATTTTATGTTTATTCTTTGGAAGGTTTGTCAGCCGCCACCTACAGGCAAAAGTGGGCTTCTCAGAGCTGACATTTTGCAAGGAGAAAATAATCCCAAGTAAGTCCATACTTCAATAATCATTTCTAATGAAATGGATGATTAAAATAATTAGaatataacataattttatgttttaaatcCTATCAAAAGATATGTTCATCAGATTTCATTTTCAGATGCGATTATATACTTTTGTAGAATTTGATTGTAATTCCACCGTCTCTAATAATTTGTCACCCTTGATCgagcacagattttaagaaatataacaaaaagtgaattgaaaaaattagtggcatgtgagtcttacttttatatattagctttataataaatgtgagtaagaatgagttagtggaatgtgaggtccaccaccaaaaatgataaaagtgaaaggtaACAAATTTTTTGGGACGAACataaatggaaataagtgacaaattttcaaagATCTTATAGATACCACGTAAATGTCACTATTATGCAGCTTCCCAAAAGTACTAATAGATGGTCCTTACGGAGCACCAACACAAGACTACAAGGACTACGACGTGGTCCTATTGGTAGGGCTCGGGATTGGGGCAACCCCGATGATCAGTGTTGTGAAGGACATCGTGAACAATATTAAAGCAATGGAAGAAGAGGAGAATGCAATGGAGGAGGGGGAGGGGAGCGAACCCGGCCCCATGCTTTTCTCCCCAATGCATAAAAGAAAAATGGGGCCGGGCAGCGAGAAGCACGACTTCAAGACAACAAGGGCTTACTTCTATTGGGTGACTCGAGAGCAAGGCTCGTTCGAATGGTTCAAGGGTGTGATGAACGAGGTTGCTGAAATGGATTGTAAAGGAGTGATAGAAATGCACAATTATTGCACAAGTGTGTATGAAGAAGGGGATGCTCGATCTGCCCTAATTGCTATGCTTCAATCGATCAATCATGCTAAAAATGGAGTAGACATTGTGTCTGGGACTAGGGTTAAGTCACATTTTGCTAAGCCCAATTGGAGGACTGTCTACAAAAGAATTGCTCTCAATCATCCTAATTCAAGAGTTGGTAAGTTTCTATACACATATACTCCTTATTATTCATAGAGATAACCAACAACTATATAACAACATATACTATGAATGTCAACTAAATGTATTTGACATACGTATGTCTTCTGTTGACATGTAAATATAAATGTCAGCAGAAGACATACGTATGTGAACTACATTTAGTTGACATACAAATATCTTCATG is part of the Salvia splendens isolate huo1 chromosome 6, SspV2, whole genome shotgun sequence genome and encodes:
- the LOC121809773 gene encoding respiratory burst oxidase homolog protein C-like isoform X1, with the translated sequence MMNIQIENLETLLLQGAVQPGGGESRNLSKMLSEKLRRTEEHVLQRLYSDGRYFVADNWQRVWVMAVWMGAMAGLFAYKYVEYRNKNGFAVMGHCVCAAKGAAETLKLNMALILLPMCRNTITWLRNRTKLGAVVAFDDNINFHKVIAMAIGIGVGVHAISHLTCDFPRLLRARPEEYEKVVQYFGRDQPSSYWHYVKGCEGVTGIVMVILMAIAFTLASPMFRRNKVHLPKPLDKLAGFNAFWYSHHLFIIVYALLIVHGIKLYMTHEWYKKTTWMYLAIPITIYAAERLIRAFRSSIKAVKILKVAVYPGNVLSLHMSKPQGFNYKSGQYIFVNCAAVSPFEWHPFSITSAPMEDYLSVHIRTLGDWTRQLKTVFSEVCQPPPTGKSGLLRADILQGENNPNFPKVLIDGPYGAPTQDYKDYDVVLLVGLGIGATPMISVVKDIVNNIKAMEEEENAMEEGEGSEPGPMLFSPMHKRKMGPGSEKHDFKTTRAYFYWVTREQGSFEWFKGVMNEVAEMDCKGVIEMHNYCTSVYEEGDARSALIAMLQSINHAKNGVDIVSGTRVKSHFAKPNWRTVYKRIALNHPNSRVGVFYCGAPPPVAELRNLACDFSHKTSTKFEFHKENF
- the LOC121809773 gene encoding respiratory burst oxidase homolog protein C-like isoform X2, with the translated sequence MKGSNEFAGELFDALSRRRNISGESVTKEQLNDFWDQIADQSFDCRLKTFFDMVDKDADGRITEDEVREIITLSASANRLSNIQQQADEYARLIMEELDPSNLGYIMIENLETLLLQGAVQPGGGESRNLSKMLSEKLRRTEEHVLQRLYSDGRYFVADNWQRVWVMAVWMGAMAGLFAYKYVEYRNKNGFAVMGHCVCAAKGAAETLKLNMALILLPMCRNTITWLRNRTKLGAVVAFDDNINFHKVIAMAIGIGVGVHAISHLTCDFPRLLRARPEEYEKVVQYFGRDQPSSYWHYVKGCEGVTGIVMVILMAIAFTLASPMFRRNKVHLPKPLDKLAGFNAFWYSHHLFIIVYALLIVHGIKLYMTHEWYKKTTWMYLAIPITIYAAERLIRAFRSSIKAVKILKVAVYPGNVLSLHMSKPQGFNYKSGQYIFVNCAAVSPFEWHPFSITSAPMEDYLSVHIRTLGDWTRQLKTVFSEVCQPPPTGKSGLLRADILQGENNPNFPKVLIDGPYGAPTQDYKDYDVVLLVGLGIGATPMISVVKDIVNNIKAMEEEENAMEEGEGSEPGPMLFSPMHKRKMGPGSEKHDFKTTRAYFYWVTREQGSFEWFKGVMNEVAEMDCKGVIEMHNYCTSVYEEGDARSALIAMLQSINHAKNGVDIVSGTRVKSHFAKPNWRTVYKRIALNHPNSRVGVFYCGAPPPVAELRNLACDFSHKTSTKFEFHKENF